One Leptotrichia hongkongensis genomic window carries:
- the secA gene encoding preprotein translocase subunit SecA has protein sequence MLKKIGEKIFGTSDDREIKKMQKLVNKINEVEPLFAKLTDEQLSHKTTEFKKRLEKETLDDILVEAFATVREASKRLMGMRHYDVQLIGGMILHKGSIAEMKTGEGKTLMATLPIYLNALTGKGVHVVTVNDYLAKRDRDIMAGLFEFLGLTSGVVVGNITPEQRKEAYNCDITYGTNNEFGFDYLRDNMVGELEEKVQRGHNYVIVDEIDSILIDEARTPLIISGAAEETTEWYNTFAEVAKVLKRSYKTEEIKDKKNTVIPDEDWEDYEVDEKSHTVTITDKGIKNVERILKIDNLYSPEYVELTHFLTQALKAKELFKLDRDYIINDDNEVIIVDEFTGRLMEGRRYSDGLHQAIEAKEKLEVAGENQTLATITLQNYFRMYEKLSGMTGTAKTEEDEFKQIYNLKVIVVPTNRPVARVDLPDVIYMNKKAKYKAIARKIEELYEKGQPVLVGTASIQHSEEVSALLKKARIPHEILNAKHHEREAEIIAQAGRFKTVTIATNMAGRGTDIKLGGDAESFATKVAVKGTPEYEDVYKTYVKECEEDKKRVIEAGGLFILGTERHESRRIDNQLRGRAGRQGDPGTSEFYLSLDDDLMRLFGGDRLKAMMKMLKIDEDEEIRHKQISKAVENAQKRIESRNFSSRKSLIEYDDVNNTQREVVYEQRDAILKNENLKELITNMISDTVDDIVNSAYVGEGNGEKDFNLLSDKLYETFEYKISEDLQNASADEISNKVYDDLIKIYDEKEEAIGQEVFRRIEKYIMLEVLDTKWRQHLKDLTELREGIRLRSYGQRNPIHDYKIVAFDIYNEMIDAIKRETSSFILKLRVRGEEDTNNLTHEEVSNVRYEHEENEMLGDDVSDRTSNDSQRPLSRRERRERERRNV, from the coding sequence ATGTTAAAGAAAATAGGAGAAAAAATATTTGGAACATCAGATGATAGAGAAATAAAGAAAATGCAAAAATTGGTAAATAAAATCAATGAAGTTGAACCACTTTTTGCGAAATTGACAGATGAACAATTGAGCCATAAAACAACAGAATTTAAAAAAAGATTAGAAAAGGAAACATTAGATGACATATTAGTGGAAGCATTTGCAACAGTTAGAGAAGCTTCAAAAAGACTTATGGGAATGCGTCACTATGATGTTCAGCTCATAGGTGGAATGATTCTTCACAAAGGAAGCATTGCAGAAATGAAGACAGGGGAAGGTAAGACTTTGATGGCTACACTTCCAATCTATTTAAATGCTTTGACTGGTAAAGGAGTGCATGTCGTAACAGTTAATGACTATCTTGCTAAACGGGATAGAGATATTATGGCAGGACTTTTTGAGTTTCTAGGATTGACTTCGGGAGTAGTTGTTGGAAATATTACCCCAGAGCAAAGAAAAGAGGCATATAACTGTGATATTACTTATGGAACAAATAATGAATTTGGATTTGATTATTTGAGAGACAACATGGTTGGAGAACTTGAAGAAAAAGTTCAGCGTGGACATAATTATGTTATTGTCGATGAGATTGACTCAATCTTAATTGATGAGGCAAGAACGCCACTTATTATTTCAGGAGCTGCTGAAGAAACTACAGAATGGTACAATACTTTTGCTGAAGTAGCAAAAGTGCTTAAGAGAAGTTACAAGACAGAAGAAATTAAAGACAAAAAAAATACTGTAATTCCTGATGAAGACTGGGAAGATTATGAAGTTGACGAAAAATCGCACACAGTTACAATTACTGATAAAGGAATAAAAAATGTTGAAAGAATATTAAAAATTGATAATTTATATTCACCAGAGTATGTTGAACTTACGCATTTCTTAACACAGGCTTTGAAAGCAAAAGAGTTATTTAAGCTAGATAGGGATTATATTATTAATGATGATAATGAAGTTATCATAGTTGATGAATTTACAGGACGTCTTATGGAAGGAAGACGTTATTCAGATGGACTGCATCAAGCGATTGAAGCAAAAGAAAAACTGGAAGTTGCTGGAGAAAATCAGACTCTTGCAACAATTACATTACAAAATTATTTTAGAATGTATGAAAAACTGTCAGGAATGACGGGGACTGCAAAAACAGAAGAAGATGAATTTAAACAAATTTATAATCTAAAAGTTATTGTAGTGCCTACAAATAGACCTGTTGCCAGAGTTGATCTGCCAGATGTTATCTATATGAATAAAAAAGCTAAATATAAAGCAATAGCAAGAAAAATAGAAGAACTTTATGAAAAAGGGCAGCCAGTCCTTGTCGGGACAGCTTCAATTCAGCATTCAGAAGAAGTATCAGCTTTACTAAAAAAAGCAAGAATACCGCATGAAATATTAAATGCAAAACATCATGAAAGAGAAGCTGAAATTATTGCACAGGCTGGACGTTTCAAAACAGTAACAATCGCTACAAATATGGCTGGTCGTGGAACAGATATAAAACTTGGTGGAGATGCAGAATCTTTCGCAACAAAAGTTGCTGTTAAAGGAACACCTGAATATGAAGATGTATACAAAACTTATGTAAAAGAATGTGAAGAAGACAAAAAACGTGTTATCGAAGCTGGAGGATTGTTTATTTTAGGAACAGAAAGACATGAAAGCAGACGTATAGATAATCAGTTGAGAGGGCGTGCTGGACGTCAAGGAGATCCAGGGACATCAGAGTTTTATCTTTCATTAGATGACGATTTGATGAGATTGTTTGGTGGAGATAGGCTAAAAGCCATGATGAAAATGTTAAAAATTGACGAAGATGAAGAAATTCGTCATAAACAAATCAGTAAAGCTGTAGAAAATGCACAAAAACGTATTGAAAGCAGAAACTTTTCATCAAGAAAAAGTCTTATTGAATATGATGATGTAAATAATACTCAAAGAGAAGTTGTCTATGAACAAAGAGACGCTATTTTGAAAAATGAGAATTTGAAAGAATTAATTACAAATATGATTTCAGATACTGTAGATGACATTGTAAATTCAGCTTATGTGGGTGAAGGAAATGGTGAAAAAGACTTTAATTTATTGTCTGATAAACTTTATGAAACATTTGAATATAAAATTTCAGAAGATTTACAAAATGCTAGTGCAGATGAAATTTCAAATAAAGTCTATGATGACTTGATAAAAATTTATGATGAAAAAGAAGAAGCAATAGGACAAGAAGTCTTTAGAAGAATTGAAAAATATATTATGCTGGAAGTATTGGACACTAAATGGAGACAGCATTTGAAAGACTTGACAGAATTGCGTGAAGGAATAAGATTACGTTCTTATGGACAGAGAAATCCTATTCATGACTATAAAATTGTCGCTTTTGATATTTATAATGAAATGATTGATGCAATAAAACGTGAGACAAGTTCATTTATATTAAAACTAAGAGTTCGTGGCGAGGAAGATACAAATAACTTGACACATGAAGAAGTTTCAAATGTAAGATATGAGCATGAGGAAAATGAAATGTTAGGAGATGATGTTTCAGATAGAACATCAAATGACTCACAACGTCCACTTTCAAGAAGAGAAAGAAGAGAACGTGAAAGAAGAAATGTATAA
- a CDS encoding HAD family hydrolase, with protein sequence MNKNVAAFFDIDGTIYRDSLLIEHFKMLVQYEYIDMMTWEGKVKEKFSKWENRTGDYDDYLDELVQTYMEALKNFSKEDMDFIAKRVMELKGDKVYRYTRERLKYHKERNHKVIIISGSPDFLVSKMAERYGVKDYKASIYEVNENGIFTGKVTPMWDAKSKQKAIADFCKMYEIDLTKSYAYGDTTGDLTMFKNVGNAIAINPAKKLLQKIKRDKELKEKVMIVVERKDVIYKLKADVDII encoded by the coding sequence ATGAATAAAAATGTAGCGGCCTTTTTTGACATAGATGGAACAATTTATAGAGATTCTTTGCTAATTGAGCATTTTAAGATGCTTGTGCAGTATGAATATATTGATATGATGACTTGGGAAGGGAAAGTTAAAGAAAAATTTTCTAAATGGGAAAATAGAACTGGGGATTATGACGATTATCTCGATGAACTTGTGCAGACTTATATGGAAGCTCTAAAGAATTTTAGCAAGGAGGATATGGATTTTATTGCTAAAAGGGTAATGGAGCTAAAAGGTGACAAGGTTTATCGCTATACACGTGAAAGATTAAAGTACCACAAAGAAAGAAATCATAAAGTTATAATTATTTCTGGGAGTCCAGACTTTCTTGTAAGCAAAATGGCTGAAAGGTATGGAGTTAAAGATTATAAGGCCTCTATTTATGAAGTTAATGAAAATGGTATTTTTACAGGAAAAGTAACTCCAATGTGGGATGCCAAAAGTAAACAAAAAGCAATAGCAGATTTTTGTAAAATGTACGAAATAGATTTGACAAAATCATATGCTTATGGGGATACAACTGGTGATCTGACAATGTTTAAAAACGTAGGAAACGCCATTGCTATAAATCCTGCTAAAAAATTACTTCAAAAAATAAAAAGAGATAAAGAATTGAAGGAAAAAGTAATGATAGTTGTAGAAAGAAAAGATGTTATCTATAAATTAAAAGCAGATGTGGATATTATATAA
- a CDS encoding HIRAN domain-containing protein, whose amino-acid sequence MLISNFSGIKLEFDGLYYGGNYEIEIFPDGRFYYSYIENTSVELKKGSFQINQKEIMIFEEMMDYFELLKNQSNYMINEFNFGNGVLVIQKNNGREEKIRLGKEMMFEYAKTLIDKYTKKSKRLFLLDTYLEGAKYIRNFAIKIKDEVQLDLFREFNGISLNAVAMYNSKKEKVGYLPKNQSEIIARMIDAGKKFIAVPIPYDEEIALKIYLVD is encoded by the coding sequence ATGCTGATAAGTAATTTTAGTGGCATAAAACTTGAATTTGATGGACTTTATTATGGAGGAAATTATGAAATTGAAATTTTTCCAGATGGGAGATTTTATTATTCATATATTGAAAATACTTCAGTTGAGCTAAAAAAAGGATCTTTCCAGATTAATCAGAAGGAAATTATGATTTTTGAAGAAATGATGGATTATTTTGAACTTTTGAAAAATCAAAGTAATTATATGATAAATGAGTTTAATTTTGGGAATGGAGTGCTTGTTATTCAGAAAAATAATGGACGTGAGGAAAAAATTAGGCTTGGCAAGGAAATGATGTTTGAATATGCCAAAACATTAATTGATAAATATACAAAAAAATCAAAAAGGCTCTTTTTACTCGATACTTATTTGGAAGGAGCTAAATATATCAGAAATTTTGCAATTAAAATTAAAGATGAAGTTCAATTGGATTTATTCCGTGAATTTAACGGCATTTCGCTAAATGCAGTCGCTATGTATAATTCCAAAAAGGAAAAAGTTGGATATTTGCCAAAAAATCAAAGTGAAATTATTGCAAGAATGATTGATGCTGGGAAAAAGTTTATCGCAGTACCGATTCCTTATGATGAGGAGATAGCTCTTAAAATTTATCTTGTAGATTAA
- a CDS encoding NAD(P)-dependent oxidoreductase — protein sequence MDKNLKIVYLDRVTAGPIDLKERFSKYGEYIEYGDTDSSEIDERIKDVDVVITTRIKLGKKQFEKAEKLKLILVTATGFNHIDVKSANEFGIKVANVSGYSTNSVAQLAITFLLNGLTPVNRYYDEVKDGKWMDITVPDYQKYPIDDVNGKILGIVGFGNIGKRVAQVAEILGMEVLVAKNTEKDNAKTGSVIEKDGFLRYDLDEVLEKCDILTLHVPLTDSTRNLINLDKMKKMKKSAVILNLARGPVINQEDLYFALKNKIIKSAAIDVTSVEPIEKNSKLFQLDNILITPHIAWKSEKSMIKLMDDVEKNLKLFLEGRLEGLK from the coding sequence ATGGATAAAAATTTAAAGATAGTTTATTTAGACAGAGTTACAGCTGGGCCGATTGATTTGAAAGAAAGATTTTCTAAATATGGTGAATATATTGAGTATGGAGATACTGATTCTAGCGAAATTGACGAAAGAATAAAGGATGTGGATGTTGTAATAACGACCCGGATAAAATTGGGGAAAAAGCAATTTGAGAAGGCTGAAAAACTTAAATTGATACTTGTTACAGCGACAGGATTTAACCATATTGATGTGAAAAGCGCAAATGAGTTTGGGATAAAAGTGGCAAATGTTTCGGGGTATTCGACTAATTCTGTGGCACAGCTTGCGATTACTTTTTTATTGAACGGATTGACACCTGTTAATAGATATTATGATGAAGTTAAGGATGGAAAATGGATGGATATTACTGTTCCTGATTATCAGAAATATCCGATAGACGATGTGAATGGAAAAATATTAGGAATTGTAGGATTTGGAAATATTGGTAAGAGAGTCGCTCAAGTCGCAGAGATATTGGGAATGGAAGTGTTGGTTGCGAAGAATACTGAAAAAGATAATGCAAAAACTGGCTCTGTAATTGAAAAAGATGGATTTTTACGTTATGATTTGGATGAAGTGCTTGAAAAATGCGATATTTTGACACTTCATGTCCCGCTGACTGATTCAACACGAAATCTTATAAATCTTGACAAAATGAAAAAAATGAAGAAAAGTGCGGTAATTTTGAATCTTGCAAGAGGGCCTGTAATAAATCAGGAAGATTTGTATTTTGCACTAAAAAATAAAATAATAAAATCAGCGGCCATTGATGTTACAAGTGTTGAGCCAATTGAAAAAAATTCTAAATTATTTCAGCTGGATAATATTTTAATTACACCGCATATTGCTTGGAAATCTGAAAAAAGTATGATAAAACTGATGGACGATGTTGAGAAAAATTTAAAATTGTTTCTTGAAGGAAGACTGGAAGGCTTAAAATAG